Part of the Lolium rigidum isolate FL_2022 chromosome 6, APGP_CSIRO_Lrig_0.1, whole genome shotgun sequence genome, aaatgacatcctatatatgaatcttattctccggaccattccgaactcctcgtgatgtccgggatctcatccgggactccgaacaaatattcgaactccattccatatttcaaatactaccatttcaacatccaactttaagtgtgtcaccctacggttcgtgaactatgcggacatggttgagtactcactccgaccaataaccaatagcgggatctggagatccataatggctcccacatattcaacgatgactttagtgatcgaatgaaccattcacatacaataccaattccctttgtctcacgatattttacttgtccgaggtttgatcttcggtatcactctataccttgttcaacctcgtctcctcgacaagtactctttactcgtaccgtggtatgtggtctcttatgaacttattcatatgcttgcaagacattagacggcattccaccgagagggcccagagtatatctatccgtcatcgggatggacaaatcccactgttgatccatatgcctcaacttcatactttccggatacttaatcccacctttataaccacccatttacgcaatggcgtttggtgtaatcaaagtacctttccggtataagtgatttacatgatctcatggtcataaggactaggtaactatgtatcgaaagcttatagcaaataacttaatgacgagatctaatgctacgcttaatatgggtgtatccattacatcattcatacaatgatataaccttgttattaataacatccaatgttcatgattatgaaactaatcatccattaatcaacaagctagttaagaggcatactagggactctttgttgtttacatatcacacatgtatcaatatttcggttaatacaattatagcatggtatataaacatttatcataaacataaagatatataataaccacttttattattgcctcttgggcatatctctaacagatgtctcccaaacattcatgccagccgttgaaatctcggctgaatcatctgcgtggacgacttctacttcatctccatcccactgtattaggcattggtgcatcgtggatggaatgcaacagttggcgtggatccaatgtcTCCCTAGTAGGATAGCATAggaactcttgctgtcgacaataaagaacgtcgtagggacggttttccttcctacggtcggatccacgttcgtaacaccttgtgcgtcggatgcttggccgttgaaatcgctcggtgtcacattggtcttgatcggatccgagctagagcgtcccaaccgacgtagcatggagtatggcataatgttaactcgccgctccggtgtccaccaacatcttgttgacgagctgcccattgatgtaacctcgcaagtacagggccttcggatgctcgtagcttctttctcgtggcttctcaaagatgaccggccgtgggccgcgagccaagttgtgccacaggtgcttcgtctaatctcggggcactaaactccgttggaaggatgaacaccatgtttgtgctagccgatgtctcatcgtcggctttctttgtctcggggcgccactctttcctttgtggccgaccttcttcgtccgaggttcgctgaattttggcggccggatcaggccgcgccttcctcaacgtgtgcggtataacctttcggcttcctccaacccacgtagtcgccgaacccttcgcttcgggaacggccgagcccatcggggcaccaccttggccgatgatacttgtcttcttcttcatcatcgtcctctagttcctcgagatcttccatccgcgCGGACTCAGCATTCttattccgaggcgggagaggccctagacgtttgaacacggacacgttagctgcatccttcttcttttgtttacattctgggcagttgccgattgtaggcaatcggctcattcctgaatcccagcagtgtctgaagaaggggcagtcccagtgcctatccacgtcgtcttgctccctcgacttttccttggcgcggcgttcatatcgctcctcgtcgtgatcatgccgacggtgtctcctggcgtctctaaccagacgatctctttcatcatcgtcgttgtatcgccggcgttggtcgtattgacccacgtacttgctgaggaggtgatcagagagaggtcgctgatatcttacattcctcacttctccctctgtgacgtagcgcttgccatcgtgacggagccgatcgcgtggagcggcttcctctgtgtccttgctatgagagcagctgccctcatctccgtccttacgcagtggtgtccgggtcctaccatgttgatattgcacaagaaatctggctggcaccctccatggtaagtatactccaccatgttaacggcggggaaggggtgtgtgtcgaccttcatggcgtgccggctgaaaattagccgcccttgttctatcgccatttggacccgttgacgccacaccctgcggtcgttggtggcgtgggtgaacgtgttatgccatttgcggtatggctttccgttcagctcttgcaccgtggggatcttgtggccttcgggtaactttagtcgcttctccttgagtaagaggtcgaaaatctgctcggctttggtcacgtcgaagtcgaacccttttggaggaccttgtggcttaacccatttacgggacacggggcttgcccccgagtccattcagccactgctacctcttgatctcccgcagcaccttcatcttcatccgcctcaaccgggaccaccgcacgcttgaatttatcccggtaaatatccgggtggcgctgttcatatgccgacggctctgcaccatgtgcgccggtgaagggtaatctgcttgggaggccacgtccttgatcgatgatgagaggcccaccaccgccaattcgactgcttctttttcacttacatgaaccgaatagcatcggttcctaacggtcccgaagcgctggacgtattctgccactgtttccccgcgcttctgtcgtacttgtgctagatcggcaatgccagcctcggaagccttcgagtgataccgcacgtggagctgttcttccaactgcttccaagtccggattgagtttggtggcaacgatgtgtaccacccgaaagccgattctgtgagggactgtgcgaagaacctcacacgcagctcgtctgatgctgagatcgtgcctagctgtgccaaatatcagctcacatgctcgatggagctggaaccatctgatccattaaacttggtgaaatcagggagccgatatttgggtggtagcgggatcaactcgtactcattggggtacggcttggaatagccgattgtcctccttttcggcatcatgccgaactggtctttcgaattgtacaaatctgatccgcggggatggctgcaggcgtcgaactctgaagattcgccggggtggcatacttagccagccatgcctcgcttttccagctccgagccaactgcaggagctgagctctggaggtttgtcggagtggcgtacttagctagccacgtctgcttctcaagatctgttcccgaagctcctcctgctgttccagaagtccctgctgttgcagcctggttcgagagtgcccgattcatcgcagtctggcacgtatgcgcacgtgtatccgtgggggatctccttgggcgcctcatgtaagaattggtagtcactagggtcaccaccaatcttgtagacgacgtatgccgatgaactcggcacctctggtgctgccaacgcgaacggcggcggtggacgggactcggagtggcatctctccttggtaagtccccggagctggtcccgacggagaataccgatggctcatgatttcctggatcacgcgcgagcgacacgctccaaagtgttcaccgaggctctcggaatggcggtgcagcgaatgagccaccatgaagttgatctcctgacgcggcgacccggtgcgttcttcgacggggtggacaggtccactccatcgagcgcgccttcaggtgagaaccctttccacccgatgccatgtgagcgggttcgtgaaaagagccgatgaggtcggcttcgaggactgctttgatctcgtcatgcttcttcttgagctcttcggtcggatcctcgtacttgaccggagtgccttccgccatctcggatgtagatggcgatgcggttgatgtcgaagatcgtcccaccgggcgtgccgaaatgtgttgcggtcggaaacccaccggcgggcagcgacgggcaacaccgtagagccgggaatctcccgggactgcggctggccctggtccctccgagcgacggcccgcaaagccttcggcacgcacgtccgatgctgatgcaagggcgtgccacctgacctatacctggtcggggaaggtgttggatgatgcctcgcttagtttcctgcatggcatacacgtaaacgttaaatacgagcctcgatcggctctcgggttgtctcgtgaatcggctcaaagagccgatccacccatgatacgtacgaggtgtacgatcagatggtggtcctgcttgatcaagataaagctaaagcgacctactacgatttggggttttcaccgcataatcggaacatcctactcgtgatcgagcctggcggccacgcacggtgatcgtaaaccgaccctagacaaggcctaaaaaccaacacggagttgatcctcggaacatcctatctagggctagcaaactacaccctacgcgccactggatccttcgacccgtttgtaagtcctaacgatgcagatattaaactaatccttgaagaacaaggagcaatcataacggatcggatctactaaacaatgatcaagcggggtgccgcccttacacccaagataggcgtaagggcggctagatacctaagggttgcacgacgatagcatatgatatgatgaacaatgctaaccctaaaacatctatgataactacgttgctcgccattaaaaaggcttcagtacgagcaacgcatgaacgacgaataaacgtgtgctgcctagatcgcaagatgcgatctaggcagcatggtgcttacccggaagaaaccctcgagacggggagttggcgatgcgcctagattggtttgtggtgaacgtgattgttgtttatttcataaaccctagatacatatttatagtccgggggactttctaattcaagcgtgcacctaaccgtgcacgggttaaactctaacttctaaacgacacgtatcctactatgttacagatacacgggcaaactagcccaaacttggtatggaaggccgattcatgtattccttctatgtatattcttcaagcccatcttcaatcgcggcccacctctgatccggtcaaattctggtgataacaggagtgtagtgcggcgcaacaccagggattccggcgccaacgtggaacctgcacaacacaatcaaagtactttgccccaacgtaacagtgaggttgtcaatctcagcggcttgctgtaaacaaaggattagatgtatagtgtggaagatggtgtttgtttgcgaagaacagtaaagaacaagtattgcagtagattgtatttcagatataaagaatggaccggggtccatagttcactagtggtgtctctcccataagataaatagcatgttgggttaacgaattacagttgggcaattgacaaataaagaaggcataacaatgcacatacatatatcatgatgagtactatgagatttaatcgaggcattacgacaaagtacatagaccgctatccaacatgcatctatgcctaaaaagtccaccttcgaggttatcatccgaaccccttccagtattaagttgcaaacaacggacaattgcattaagtataatgcgtaatgtaatcaacacaaatatccttagacaaagcattgatgttttatccctagtggcaacaagacatccacaaccttagaactttccatcactcgtcccgcattcaatggaggcatgaacccactatcgagcataaatactccctcttggagttacaagtatcaacttggccgagcctctactagcaacggagagcatgcaagaacataaacaacatatatgatagattgataatcaacttgacatagtattcaatattcatcggatcccaacaaacacaacatgtaggattacaaatagatgatcttgatcatgataggcagctcacaagatctaacatgatagcacaatgaagagaagacaaccatctagctactgctatggacccatagtccaggggtgaactactcacacatcgatccggaggcgatcatggcgatgaagagccctccgggagatgattcccctctccggcggggtgccggaggcgatctcctgaatcccccgagatgggattggcggcggcggcgtctctggaaggttttccgtatcgtggctctcggtacagagggtttcacgacgaaggctttaagtaggcggaagggcggagtcggagggctgacaggggcccacacgctagggcgacgcgggccccccttaggccgcgcggccctagtgtggcggcgcctcgtcgccccacttcgtgatcctttcggtcttctggaagcttcgtggaaaaataagaccctgagcgttgatttcgtccaattccgagaatatttcctttgtaggatttctgaaaccaaaaacagccgaaaacagcaactggctcttcggcatctcgtcaataggttagtgccggaaaaatgcataataatgacatataatgtgtataaaacatgtgagtatcatcataaaagtagcatggaacataagaaattatagatacgtttgagacgtatcacttccgcTCGGCGCCTGCCAGCGAAtctggtgtggtggtggtgggtggggATTTCCAGGGTGGTGGATCTGTGGGCTCTGATACCAGATGTGAGATCCCTACGGAATTCTAGCGGATTTGGAGCAGATCCCAGGTGGAGAACAGGAATTAGGGTTCATAGCTCTCCTCCCAACCTCCCCCGAGCTAGTTCATTACACCATGGCACTGCCGTTCCATCCAAATCCTCGCCGAGGTTCAAACACGATACACACAGGGCATATATCGGACAAGCCGGGCTAGCCTATTACATGGGCTTCTTGCGGCCCAACTGGTAGTCCTTGATCCATTCGGGTTGGCGTGTCCGCCTCCTGGGCCTTGCCTCCGGTGCGTCCTCCTCGTCAGGTGCAGGGTCGCTGACATAATCATTCACCAATGACATGCCATGAAGAACAAACACATACTTCACTTCATCCACTTCAATGTCCTAATTTGTGAAATTGTGAACATGCAAATATGCCAACTGAGGAAGCCATCCTGTTCTCAATCAGCCTTTCTTCAGTTTATCTGCTTGGATCTTGAAAGAAAATCTCATAGTAGGCAAAGTGACTGAACACAAATTAGAGCAAGAACAATTTTTCAGAGCTACAAGCTAACTACGATGATTATTTATCCATTCGCAGATACCTAGCTAGTTAGCATACAGTAGAAAGAATCGGACACTTTGCTGCCCCGTCATTCCGGGGCGTCCAGATGTTGTGATTTATTTCCCTgtcaatttgtcttttttgtttctcaatgTGTTCTTTGATTTTGGTTCTGAAAATTATAGGGATTATAAAAACGTGTATTGTGAACACTCACATATTTTTTCAACTTTTTTAGAAACTTGAAATTTAAATTTTTGACaaatggtatcatggtatcatttagGGGTTGGTATCATTAGATATTTTCAACGGTTGGGCTCACTTGCCCATGCAGGGAATCTTTTCTTCTTGTTTTCACCGTTCGCAAAGTTGTTGCTTCTTGCAACGGTGTATAATTAAATGCATAaacattttaaatatttttatagCTATCAACAGACTTTGCTCTGTTTCCAAAATGGGGGAACGTGACTGGCCTATTGAACTTCCGGAACTAAACAAACatcatcctattacaaaacaggtCATATTTTCATACATAAGCAAAACAAAATCGATAGATCTATGGCTAAAAAATACTGAGCCTTCATACACAAATAAATCTTGATTTCGGCACTTGAGCCAGTGCCGGAATGGGTTATCTAGAAAGAAGGACAAATTATGCAAGCAAAAGATGAACAATTGAAATTTAGAAGCACTTGGCATTGAATTCCGCAACAACAATCGGTTCTTACATAATCCTTCAAGTAAAAAGTTAGGCCAATTTGTTTGTACAATCTATTCTGAGCATGTAACACTCCGCTTCGATGGTTTGCTTTGCACGCGTGAGGACCGACGACATGGCTAAGTTATTTGGGGTTGACTCATTTCTCACAACTGTGTGACGTTGGATGGATATGAAGTGTTGTTGTCCGTTGGATGAAGATGGATGACGAATGTTATGCCTCAAGCCGTTGTGTGCCTTGCATCAAGCGAGGCACTGGATCTCAGTCCGCTCTGCTCATGTCTCACTCGAAACTACATAAATGAAAGAGGAGTGTTGGGCGACCCGGGCATATCTGCCATGGATGCATGCCTCCCTCTGAGCAGCATATGTCTATTTTAGCCTTCAATCCAGCAAATGCGTTATTGAAGAAAAAGTCTTCCCGCATCTGCTTTATTGTAGTAAAAAAGATTCGATCAAAACAAACGAAAAAGACCTGTTTGGACAAAAAAAAATTGGGAGACCTTGTCGAAGACCTCGTGGAAAAGAAATTATGCTATTGAAACATCGATGCAGCATTTTTCATGCGGTGGTTACAAACGTAAAAAAAGTATCATAGCATTGCAAAAACAGCGATCAAGCAAAACAAATATGATGTTGTACCAAAATCCACTACTAGCTGTAGTAAATCCTCAACCATGACCCAACGCTGAGCGCCGTTTGTGGAAGCCCCGGCCATCGTTGCTAGAAAAACTGAACAACACTTGCTGCATCTTCGTCTCTTCGACCTCCCACTCCCATGTTAGCATCGGCGAAGGTCATTGGTGGCATCTCTACCCTTTGCTGGTAGCATTGGTAACGATCCGTTATCCTTGACTTCGGTCTGCAACACTGAAGGCGAGAGAGCCCATCGTCCTCGGTGCCTATGGTTGACTTCATCAATTTCAATATCGATTGGCTTTCATAGAAGTAGGGTATATGTACATGTTCATAGGAGTGAGTGTAGTATGTTGctcttaaaaaaattgaaatcaccaccaTTCGTCATGAATAAAAGTGGAAGTCCAGTTTTGAGATTCGTGCTGGCGCAAAGATCGTGCCCACAGAAAATATCTCTAATTATATTTTCCACCGTTTGACAGAAAGAGATAAGGCGCGCGCTCGTCCTCCCTCTCGACTCCACCGCGACCGTCCTCCCGCCAGCCatgagttcttcttcttcttgcctgCCGCCGTCGCGgggtgcgtcgtcgtcgtcgcacgGATGCTGctgccaccgcctcctcctcgcgtCCACCTCCCTGCCGGCGACGAGGAGCAGAGGCGCTCGCCTCACTGTCGCTCTCCGGTCCTCCCTCTTACTTCCCGCCGGCCCTCACAGCACGCCAAGGAGCCGAAGAGTCGCATGCAGAGCAGCGGATGAGACTGAGCCTGAGCCTGTGAGCAATGGCGACGAGGTATTCTGTTGCGTTAGGGACGTTATCAAGCTGTCGTAAAATTCTGGAACATTTTTTTTGTAAAGGTACAGAAAGTATTCAGCTTACATTATTTTTCTATCTTCCAGGAGAAAAGAGAGGTTGCAGAAGATGCTTCATCGCCTTCAGTTGACAGTGTTGTTGCAGAACCAAATGCAACTGCAGAGACAGGCTCCAGTGCAGATAACGTACCTGTACCATCCTTATTTTTTACAGTTTTTAAAAATTGAGTCTGAAATGCATTATGCCAAAGTTGTCACCTGCCTTACTTATCAGAGCATCTGCAGTGTGTGGTTTTCTCATGTCTGTCGGGCCTAGGATCCTAGCTAGATGAACAATGAGATTGTGACTGAACTATAATTGTCTAGCTTTCACATGTCCTCACCAGACGAAAGATGAATCCCCGAATGCAGAGCCGCTGAGCATCAGCAACACGCTTCGGAACATCAGCAGATTGACTGGTACTGCAGCCACTGATGCGAAGGTAAGCTCGCGGTAGTAATCATGGCATGGCACTGAGAACTCAACCATGGCATGCCTGACAAAATTCTGTTGAAAACAGGAGCAGGTGGAGGTTGCCGATGTTCAAAACATCGACAAAGATGCTACTGCAGGCACTGACAGCGCTGCACAGGTATGTTCGCAGTAATGAAGTTGACATCACGACAAATTTCACCTCATACACATTGATAATGCAACCATGGCATGTCCGATAAAATAACAGGCACAGGTGGAGCCTGTCGATGTTGCTAGCGGCTCGCCTTTGCCTGGAATGAAGGTAAATGTTTCCGTATTGGTTTCCTCAGTATCTAGTATGTTTATAAGTTCATTGGGACATTAAAAATCAGAGATATGTACTACTTGTTCCTCATAATCTCTATGGCAGAGTGGATATTAAACATAGAATTCTCGTTTACATTTTAAATCTCAATGATCTGCAGCAACAGCTTGAGGAAGCTGTTACTATCCCCAAGGAAACAGTAGACATTCTAAAGGATCAAGTTTTCGGTTTTGACACGTTCTTCGTGACCAGCCATGAGCCGTATGAGGTGAATATCTGACATCTCATGGTTTACCGTTTACCTTCATGTGCATACGTTGGATTTGTGTTACTAATTTCCACTCAAATATCATTTGCAAATTATTTTGTCACTAAATGTCTTTATGAAGATGTACCCATACTGATACCTGGCTACGTGACAAGGCATAAAGTTCAAATATATCAAATTCTCTTAGGAAATATGACCTACCTGTTAAATGATTACGTATATGACTTAAACTCTGATCTGGGATGTCCTCACGTAAATAGATATATAATTTCTCTGAGTAACTAATTGCTATTTACTACCTTCACTTGTGTACATAAGGGAGGAATACTATTCAAGGGGAACTTGCGCGGTGTGCCAGCCATAAGTTTTGAGAAGATCACTACTAGACTAGAGGTAACATGATACTTGAAAAGCCGGTCCTTCTGAAAATCTTATCTTGTACACATGTGAATGTTCTGATCTGTGTACCGTTCCTGGTTATCAACAGAACAAATTTGGTGATGAATTTAGGGTTTTTCTTCTCATCAATCCAGAGGATGAGCAGCCAGTTGTGGTAGTTGTACCTAGGCAGACAGTGGAGCCTGTTACTGGAGGTAATACCTTTTTCGTCGGTGCTCGTTGGTCAGAGTGGTCTAATATTTTTCCTAAGTGTCAGCTGCCTAAATATTTGCATTAGTATGTTGTTGAGCTTGCTGATTCGGTTCTTGGTAAAATTGAATTTTCAGCCGTCCCAGAGTGGGCTGCTGCTGGCGCATTCGGATTAGTTACCGTCCTCACCTTGTTGCTTCGAAATGTACCTGTCCTCCAGGACAACTTGCTGTATGAGGTTTCTCTTTCATTTATTCACCATTTTTCTTTATCCTGTGTTGAACCAAATTGTTCATTTCTTTATACTATGAGAGTTGAGGTATTGATTTCCATTTTCTGTAGTTTGATATCAGTTTAGAATTGCAACATGTGACCTTTGTGTTAAAACAATTTTGAAGTTACAAGGTGGTCAATTGATGTTATACTTTAGACACTAGATATGAGATTAGCAATATGATGCTAAACTTCTATCTTCCTGTCGTGACAAAGCCTTCTTAATACATGTGAAATTTCTATTTCCAATTAAATTGTTTTACATTCTGGTTAATGCGAACAATTTCTGTTGAATTCCTCTAACTTGAAAGAAAACCTGTATATATTTGATAATTTGTGTCGAACACTAGTCAGGTACTAT contains:
- the LOC124664350 gene encoding probable zinc metalloprotease EGY2, chloroplastic, with protein sequence MSSSSSCLPPSRGASSSSHGCCCHRLLLASTSLPATRSRGARLTVALRSSLLLPAGPHSTPRSRRVACRAADETEPEPVSNGDEEKREVAEDASSPSVDSVVAEPNATAETGSSADNTKDESPNAEPLSISNTLRNISRLTGTAATDAKEQVEVADVQNIDKDATAGTDSAAQAQVEPVDVASGSPLPGMKQQLEEAVTIPKETVDILKDQVFGFDTFFVTSHEPYEGGILFKGNLRGVPAISFEKITTRLENKFGDEFRVFLLINPEDEQPVVVVVPRQTVEPVTGAVPEWAAAGAFGLVTVLTLLLRNVPVLQDNLLSTFDNPELLKEGLSGALVTGLIVGVHEIGHILAAKDAGVKLSVPYFVPSWQIGSFGTITRIVNIVRNRGDLLKVAGAGPIAGYTLGFALLLLGFTLPPSDGIGIIVDPAVFHQSFLLGGLAKLILGDVLKEGTQLSINPLVLWAWAGLLINAINSIPAGELDGGRIAFAMWGRKVSSRLSSVTIGLLGLSSLFSDVAFYFVVLIFFLQRGPIAPLSEEITEPDNTYIGLGVAVLFLGLLVCLPYPFLFDPSQVTDFDF